One window from the genome of Pyxicephalus adspersus chromosome 6, UCB_Pads_2.0, whole genome shotgun sequence encodes:
- the PIK3IP1 gene encoding phosphoinositide-3-kinase-interacting protein 1 yields the protein MISHLWILLLGCQLLCATPVPTNDILEESPAPQTTQRTEDTTTPYIEPMLPAEKPNVAQPVISISERVQVKPREKKDLGTLGYVLGILMVVIIIAIGSGIVVGYIYKRGRDLKKQHDQQVDERRQHRINLPLSAFLNPTCDVIDENTIEISSNRTPNTVQEGVEPLMGSAGTPGA from the exons ATGATCTCACATCTATGGATCCTATTATTGGGCTGCCAGCTCCTCTGTGCAACACCAG TGCCAACAAATGATATCCTAGAGGAATCACCGGCGCCACAGACAACACAGAGGACTGAGGACACAACTACTCCCTACATTGAACCCATGCTACCCGCAGAGAAGCCCAATGTGGCACAGCCTGTGATAAGCATCAGTGAGAGAGTCCAAGTCAAGCCCCGTGAAAAGAAGGACCTTGGCACATTag GTTACGTCCTAGGCATCTTAATGGTGGTGATAATTATAGCCATTGGCAGCGGCATTGTGGTTGGATACATATACAAGAG GGGCAGAGATTTAAAGAAGCAACATGACCAGCAAGTTGATGAGAGGCGGCAACATCGCATCAATTTACCCCTCTCTGCTTTCCTAAATCCAACATGTGACGTTATAGATGAGAACACAATTGAGATATCCTCCAATCGCACCCCTAACACAGTACAGGAGGGTGTTGAACCCTTAATGGGCAGTGCTGGTACCCCAGGAGCATGA